In Tripterygium wilfordii isolate XIE 37 chromosome 15, ASM1340144v1, whole genome shotgun sequence, one DNA window encodes the following:
- the LOC120017147 gene encoding serine/arginine repetitive matrix protein 1-like, protein MARKSSSLLVTEDIAKPEGGNSRRNSMGKVSSSNSRDKIPPHYLRASTGSCHDFCKFGREHAFEAKARRPFPKRMPNKPPESQQSVESEIQPERKKTSMVLRQSSPNPNSKNSISDPPESQQPVESQIQPERKKTSMVLRQSSPGPNPKNSLSDPPIIIKKEVSAKSVDSKTLIESEFRSENKKTSAVKPRYSLDSKTTLSPNFKRQEELSPSMNTDASSKQASLKAKEESWSSRHASKPKPSFSKSSRGGLNGGINNEVRMGESGGTAKMDLKKVPASPRPLVNAKPSVKAKASPKPLVKAKPSIKALASPRPLVHPKPSVKVLGSPRPLVHTKPSVKVLGSPRPLVLPKPSVRVLGSPRGSSFARPSLSKVASLNSQKNRTLKAISPLKNEKKTRKTEPEELNNKLDQIKDEVVQEKTLYVIGVETESEPLESVQDESHAFEPSPPTLSSSSKSPSIPESPSSLSNSEELEEESEYTVTEADDVSLSDSSEPVDMKEYETVEPEYKEMQQKGGMVSSEVNHQPVTLHFRRGKVVEFHSENNGPRRLKFRRGRVLGDNQNMKADGRRSFKKRGVDGDKNDGKPDSEQVVLRHQDVQGKKDAQGLFNNVIEETANKLVETRKSKVKALVGAFETVISLQDRKPSAAPVS, encoded by the coding sequence ATGGCCCGGAAGAGTAGCAGTTTGCTTGTGACCGAAGACATAGCTAAGCCCGAAGGAGGTAATTCAAGAAGAAACTCTATGGGAAAAGTAAGTTCTTCAAACAGCAGAGATAAGATTCCGCCCCACTATCTTCGAGCTTCTACTGGCTCCTGTCATGATTTCTGTAAATTTGGGAGAGAACATGCTTTCGAAGCCAAAGCAAGACGCCCCTTTCCAAAAAGGATGCCAAACAAGCCACCTGAAAGCCAACAATCAGTAGAGAGTGAGATTCAGCCAGAGAGGAAGAAGACATCAATGGTATTGCGCCAATCTTCACCCAATCCCAATTCTAAAAACAGCATATCTGATCCACCTGAAAGCCAACAACCAGTAGAGAGTCAGATTCAGCCAGAGAGGAAAAAGACATCAATGGTATTGCGCCAATCTTCACCCGGTCCCAATCCTAAAAACAGCCTATCTGATCCCCCAATCATCATCAAGAAAGAAGTGTCAGCAAAATCAGTCGACAGTAAAACTCTAATTGAAAGTGAATTTCGTTCAGAAAATAAGAAGACATCAGCTGTGAAGCCCAGATATTCACTTGATTCAAAAACCACTTTATCTCCTAATTTCAAAAGGCAGGAAGAGCTGTCACCTTCTATGAATACAGACGCTTCTTCAAAACAAGCTTCCTTGAAAGCTAAAGAGGAAAGCTGGTCTTCGAGACATGCATCAAAGCCAAAACCGTCTTTTTCCAAGTCTTCCAGAGGAGGTTTAAATGGTGGAATAAACAATGAAGTCCGGATGGGAGAAAGTGGAGGGACCGCCAAAATGGATTTAAAGAAAGTGCCGGCATCCCCGAGACCCCTGGTGAACGCTAAACCATCGGTCAAAGCAAAAGCGTCCCCGAAACCTCTGGTGAAGGCTAAACCATCTATCAAAGCACTGGCATCCCCGAGACCTCTGGTGCACCCAAAACCATCTGTGAAAGTACTGGGATCCCCGAGACCTCTGGTGCACACTAAACCATCTGTCAAAGTACTGGGATCCCCGAGACCTCTTGTACTCCCTAAACCATCTGTCAGAGTTCTAGGATCCCCGAGAGGTTCGTCGTTTGCTAGACCGTCTCTCAGTAAAGTTGCCAGCTTGAATTCACAAAAGAATAGGACCTTAAAGGCTATTTCTCCTctgaagaatgagaagaagactaGAAAGACTGAACCTGAGGAACTGAACAATAAACTTGATCAAATAAAGGACGAGGTGGTCCAGGAGAAAACTTTGTATGTCATCGGGGTGGAAACTGAGAGCGAACCTCTTGAATCTGTTCAAGATGAAAGTCATGCTTTTGAACCATCACCACCTACGCTATCGTCTTCATCAAAGTCTCCATCCATCCCAGAATCTCCTTCTTCCTTGTCCAATAGTGAAGAGTTGGAAGAGGAATCTGAGTATACAGTGACTGAAGCGGATGATGTTTCTCTCTCTGACTCGAGTGAACCTGTCGACATGAAAGAATATGAGACTGTTGAACCAGAATACAAAGAGATGCAGCAAAAAGGCGGGATGGTTTCTTCTGAGGTGAATCACCAGCCAGTGACATTGCATTTCAGGAGAGGAAAGGTGGTTGAGTTTCACTCTGAGAACAATGGTCCAAGGAGGCTCAAATTTAGGCGAGGAAGAGTTCTGGGTGACAACCAAAATATGAAGGCTGATGGCCGCAGAAGCTTCAAGAAGAGAGGAGTTGATGGGGATAAAAATGATGGCAAACCTGATTCAGAACAGGTTGTTTTAAGACACCAAGATGTACAAGGGAAGAAAGATGCACAGGGTCTGTTCAATAATGTCATTGAAGAAACAGCAAATAAACTTGTTGAGACTCGGAAAAGTAAGGTTAAGGCTTTGGTGGGTGCTTTTGAAACAGTAATCTCTCTCCAAGACAGAAAACCTTCTGCAGCCCCTGTCAGTTGA
- the LOC120017213 gene encoding uncharacterized protein LOC120017213 — protein MASEAGEEESISRKMEDVKEGIASIALLPDGSISGHFIQLPNSTCYGLHGTEIACERECSRGEDYRLIKLSIIDYNSKKEHNVVVECRGHDAARLNCIECAHGWEKDVVGIVEQKHGKKKIVVSFMCETLKAEKAAEDHITQFMPKLAGLDAVVNIGQMRITGLDSEADEEDL, from the exons ATGG CAAGTGAAGCTGGAGAAGAAGAATCGATTAGTAGGAAAATGGAGGATGTGAAGGAAGGAATAGCGTCAATAGCTCTGTTACCAGATGGGTCTATATCTGGCCACTTCATACAACTCCCAAATTCCACATGCTATGGCCTTCACGGAACTG AGATAGCTTGTGAAAGGGAGTGCAGCAGGGGTGAGGATTATCGACTAATCAAGCTCTCAATCATAGATTACAAT AGTAAGAAAGAACACAATGTAGTAGTTGAGTGCAGAGGCCATGACGCTGCTCGGTTGAACTGCATTGAATGTGCTCATGG TTGGGAGAAGGATGTTGTAGGTATAGTTGAACAAAagcatggaaagaaaaaaattgtagtTTCGTTCATGTGTGAGACGTTGAAAGCTGAGAAAGCCGCAGAAGATCATATCACACAGTTCATGCCTAAATTAGCTGGGTTAGATGCTGTTG TTAACATTGGCCAGATGCGCATCACAGGACTGGACTCTGAAGCAGATGAAGAGGACTTATAA
- the LOC120016012 gene encoding pentatricopeptide repeat-containing protein At3g29290 isoform X2: MVLQQDMECEPQSVSRTPEASLYMVTKHKMKVHFLEERDEGELSTRLLMLSRTNKVRSALELYESMKCAALQPNPHSSNSLISCLIRNKMIDDALAVFEFMRRKGIVTGHTYSLILKAIAHSRDCDSALDMFAELEGSQGKDLDVIVYNTMISVCGRFDRWLEGKKIWKNMKENGYIGTRVTYSLLITMFVRCGLNELALDAYNEMVQNGFELGEDIMHAVIGASTKEGEWRVAFNVFQSMLKSKLKPNLIACNALINSLGKAGEVKSAFEIYDIMKSLGHMPDSYTWNALLCALYRANRHADALQLFVSIKKEHTSQLNVQLYNTALMSCQKLRSWDEALKLLWLMETSGLSVPTASYNLVIGACEIARKPKVALEVHDRMVHQKCTPDTFTYLSILRSCIWGSLWAEVEEILDHVPPDVSIYNTAIQGMCLRGKAESAKRLYMKMRKYNLEPDNKTRSLMLQNLRKDLRRRKRWSRRLR; this comes from the exons ATGGTACTTCAGCAGGATATGGAGTGTGAACCTCAAAGTGTTAGTCGGACTCCAGAAGCATCTCTTTATATGGTCACTAAGCATAAAATGAAAGTACATTTTTTAGAGGAAAGAGATGAGGGAGAGTTATCGACAAGGCTTTTGATGCTTAGCCGAACCAACAAGGTGAGGAGTGCATTGGAGCTGTATGAGTCCATGAAATGTGCAGCTTTACAACCTAACCCACATTCAAGCAATTCTCTTATTTCTTGCCTAATACGGAACAAGATGATTGATGATGCTTTAGCAGTCTTTGAGTTCATGAGGAGAAAGGGAATTGTTACGGGCCACACTTATAGCTTAATACTTAAAGCAATCGCTCATTCTCGTGATTGTGATTCAGCCCTGGACATGTTTGCAGAATTGGAAGGGTCACAGGGGAAGGATCTTGATGTAATTGTTTATAACACAATGATATCTGTCTGTGGCAGATTTGACAGGTGGCTTGAAGGTAAGAAAATATGGAAAAATATGAAGGAAAATGGCTATATTGGAACTCGGGTAACTTATAGCCTGTTAATTACCATGTTTGTTCGCTGTGGTCTGAACGAGCTGGCTCTTGATGCTTATAATGAGATGGTTCAAAATGGATTTGAACTGGGAGAAGATATAATGCATGCTGTGATTGGTGCAAGCACAAAGGAAGGAGAATGGAGAGTGGCCTTCAATGTCTTTCAGAGTATGCTGAAAAGTAAATTGAAGCCAAATTTAATTGCATGCAATGCACTAATCAATTCACTTGGTAAAGCTGGGGAGGTCAAGTCAGCATTTGAAATCTACGATATTATGAAGTCTTTGGGTCATATGCCTGATTCTTATACATGGAATGCATTGCTTTGTGCTTTGTATCGTGCAAATCGACATGCTGATGCTCTCCAGCTCTTTGTGAGTATCAAAAAGGAACATACGTCTCAATTAAATGTGCAATTGTACAACACTGCTTTAATGTCATGCCAGAAGCTCCGTTCATGGGATGAGGCTCTGAAGCTTTTGTGGCTGATGGAAACTTCTGGACTGTCAGTTCCGACTGCATCCTATAATCTAGTTATTGGTGCTTGTGAAATTGCCAGGAAACCGAAAGTTGCATTAGAAGTTCATGACCGCATGGTTCACCAGAAGTGCACTCCAGACACATTCACATACTTATCTATATTGAGAAGCTGCATATGGGGATCTCTTTGGGCTGAAGTAGAAGAGATTCTAGAT CATGTTCCACCAGATGTATCTATTTATAATACGGCTATTCAGGGAATGTGTTTGAGAGGCAAGGCTGAATCGGCAAAGAGGCTGTACATGAAAATGCGCAAATACAATCTCGAACCTGATAATAAAACTCGCTCATTGATGCTACAGAATCTACGAAAAGATTTGCGTAGAAGGAAAAGGTGGTCTCGTCGTCTTAGATAG
- the LOC120016319 gene encoding uncharacterized protein LOC120016319: MVAAITASSPKSSIFDNPITKSCFLGGSLKGFPLELKPRSQRRYGFNLVVASTSSTSDRNNGGGRFYFNITGFPFPLGPFLNRRTIRSEVVKGCIWLFEQEQALGFSSVSTNIRMTVIKLKSGKLWVHAPIAPTRECIQLVKELGAPVEYIVLSTFAYEHKIFVGPFSRKFPRAQIWVAPRQWSWPLNLPLEFFGIFRAKTLKDEDLSTPWADEIEQKVLSSPEVGIGPYVEVAFYHKRSRTLLITDAVIFVPRKPPECISEESLLASAKNGLAVKILSKGKKVPEGPVVDNPKNRQKGWERMVLQILFLGPSNLLEPNASFAQMSQKLIVSPIVKTLVFSKVPEKVKDWIDRIARDWRFKRIIPAHFAAPINAGRSEFLAAFVFLDDLLGERYVTRPSLSLLFATLLGKAASYFPPDDMKTLSSLDQFLVSVGAVKKTVSGRKRST, from the exons ATGGTGGCGGCCATTACCGCGTCTTCCCCGAAATCCTCAATCTTTGACAACCCAATTACAAAATCTTGCTTTTTAGGTGGGTCTTTAAAGGGTTTTCCTTTAGAGCTGAAACCCAGAAGCCAGAGGAGATATGGCTTCAATTTGGTGGTCGCTTCGACATCATCAACCAGTGACCGCAATAATGGTGGTGGCAGGTTTTACTTCAACATCACTGGGTTTCCTTTCCCTCTGGGACCTTTCCTCAACAGGCGCACCATAAGGAGTGAG GTTGTGAAAGGTTGCATATGGCTATTCGAGCAAGAGCAAGCTTTAGGCTTTAGCAGTGTCTCTACAAATATCCGGATGACAGTCATAAAACTAAAATCTGGAAAGTTATGGGTTCATGCACCCATTGCTCCAACCAGGGAGTGCATTCAG CTAGTAAAAGAGTTGGGGGCTCCTGTAGAATACATAGTTCTGTCTACATTTGCATATGAGCATAAAATTTTTGTGGGCCCATTTTCTAGAAAGTTCCCTCGAGCTCAGATATGGGTGGCACCAAGGCAGTGGAGCTGGCCCTTGAATCTGCCGCTTgagttttttgggatttttcgTGCAAAAACCTTGAAAGATGAGGACTTATCTACTCCATGGGCTGATGAGATTGAACAAAAAGTTCTAAGCTCCCCTGAAGTTG GAATCGGACCATATGTAGAGGTAGCTTTCTACCATAAACGTTCTCGAACTCTACTGATAACGGATGCAGTAATTTTTGTTCCAAGAAAGCCGCCTGAATGTATCAGCGAAGAGTCCTTGTTAGCATCGGCAAAGAATGGTTTGGCTGTAAAAATTCTCAGTAAAGGCAAGAAAGTCCCTGAAGGACCAGTTGTTGACAACCCAAAGAACCGTCAAAAAG GTTGGGAGAGAATGGTTCTCCAGATCTTGTTTCTTGGTCCATCAAACTTATTGGAGCCTAATGCTAGTTTTGCTCAGATGTCACAGAAGTTGATAGTTTCACCCATTGTAAAGACTCTGGTATTCAGCAAAGTTCCTGAAAAG GTCAAGGATTGGATTGATAGGATAGCAAGGGACTGGAGGTTCAAAAGAATAATTCCTGCTCATTTTGCTGCTCCAATAAATGCTGGCAGATCCGAATTCCTCGCTGCATTTGTATTCCTCGACGACCTTCTAGGCGAACGTTATGTCACTCGGCCCTCGCTCTCCCTTCTTTTCGCAACACTGCTGGGCAAGGCTGCCAGTTACTTCCCACCAGATGACATGAAGACTCTGTCATCCCTTGATCAGTTTTTAGTCTCTGTGGGAGCTGTGAAGAAGACGGTCTCTGGAAGGAAACGTTCAACATGA
- the LOC120016012 gene encoding pentatricopeptide repeat-containing protein At3g29290 isoform X1: MAKLLRDSISVPDLSGFGYRNHPHGLRNHENRIHVRCWCRCLSNSLAIKPNRRGFVFCNRRLGSMLVKPGGRTDNLFGFPFRVATSESGLACEEGEDNKCSQRRNQEYDLNNLGQNLLPWGDMVLQQDMECEPQSVSRTPEASLYMVTKHKMKVHFLEERDEGELSTRLLMLSRTNKVRSALELYESMKCAALQPNPHSSNSLISCLIRNKMIDDALAVFEFMRRKGIVTGHTYSLILKAIAHSRDCDSALDMFAELEGSQGKDLDVIVYNTMISVCGRFDRWLEGKKIWKNMKENGYIGTRVTYSLLITMFVRCGLNELALDAYNEMVQNGFELGEDIMHAVIGASTKEGEWRVAFNVFQSMLKSKLKPNLIACNALINSLGKAGEVKSAFEIYDIMKSLGHMPDSYTWNALLCALYRANRHADALQLFVSIKKEHTSQLNVQLYNTALMSCQKLRSWDEALKLLWLMETSGLSVPTASYNLVIGACEIARKPKVALEVHDRMVHQKCTPDTFTYLSILRSCIWGSLWAEVEEILDHVPPDVSIYNTAIQGMCLRGKAESAKRLYMKMRKYNLEPDNKTRSLMLQNLRKDLRRRKRWSRRLR, encoded by the exons ATGGCAAAATTGTTGAGGGATTCGATTTCAGTTCCTGACCTGAGCGGTTTTGGCTATAGAAACCACCCACATGGATTGAGAAATCATGAAAATAGAATTCATGTTAGGTGTTGGTGTCGTTGCTTGAGTAATAGCTTAGCAATTAAGCCAAATAGAAGGGGTTTTGTATTCTGTAACCGAAGATTAGGTTCGATGCTTGTGAAGCCGGGTGGTAGAACTGATAATTTGTTTGGTTTTCCTTTTAGAGTTGCTACTTCTGAATCTGGGTTGGCTTGTGAAGAAGGGGAGGATAACAAATGTAGTCAAAGACGGAACCAGGAATATGATTTGAACAATTTGGGGCAGAATTTGCTTCCTTGGGGAGATATGGTACTTCAGCAGGATATGGAGTGTGAACCTCAAAGTGTTAGTCGGACTCCAGAAGCATCTCTTTATATGGTCACTAAGCATAAAATGAAAGTACATTTTTTAGAGGAAAGAGATGAGGGAGAGTTATCGACAAGGCTTTTGATGCTTAGCCGAACCAACAAGGTGAGGAGTGCATTGGAGCTGTATGAGTCCATGAAATGTGCAGCTTTACAACCTAACCCACATTCAAGCAATTCTCTTATTTCTTGCCTAATACGGAACAAGATGATTGATGATGCTTTAGCAGTCTTTGAGTTCATGAGGAGAAAGGGAATTGTTACGGGCCACACTTATAGCTTAATACTTAAAGCAATCGCTCATTCTCGTGATTGTGATTCAGCCCTGGACATGTTTGCAGAATTGGAAGGGTCACAGGGGAAGGATCTTGATGTAATTGTTTATAACACAATGATATCTGTCTGTGGCAGATTTGACAGGTGGCTTGAAGGTAAGAAAATATGGAAAAATATGAAGGAAAATGGCTATATTGGAACTCGGGTAACTTATAGCCTGTTAATTACCATGTTTGTTCGCTGTGGTCTGAACGAGCTGGCTCTTGATGCTTATAATGAGATGGTTCAAAATGGATTTGAACTGGGAGAAGATATAATGCATGCTGTGATTGGTGCAAGCACAAAGGAAGGAGAATGGAGAGTGGCCTTCAATGTCTTTCAGAGTATGCTGAAAAGTAAATTGAAGCCAAATTTAATTGCATGCAATGCACTAATCAATTCACTTGGTAAAGCTGGGGAGGTCAAGTCAGCATTTGAAATCTACGATATTATGAAGTCTTTGGGTCATATGCCTGATTCTTATACATGGAATGCATTGCTTTGTGCTTTGTATCGTGCAAATCGACATGCTGATGCTCTCCAGCTCTTTGTGAGTATCAAAAAGGAACATACGTCTCAATTAAATGTGCAATTGTACAACACTGCTTTAATGTCATGCCAGAAGCTCCGTTCATGGGATGAGGCTCTGAAGCTTTTGTGGCTGATGGAAACTTCTGGACTGTCAGTTCCGACTGCATCCTATAATCTAGTTATTGGTGCTTGTGAAATTGCCAGGAAACCGAAAGTTGCATTAGAAGTTCATGACCGCATGGTTCACCAGAAGTGCACTCCAGACACATTCACATACTTATCTATATTGAGAAGCTGCATATGGGGATCTCTTTGGGCTGAAGTAGAAGAGATTCTAGAT CATGTTCCACCAGATGTATCTATTTATAATACGGCTATTCAGGGAATGTGTTTGAGAGGCAAGGCTGAATCGGCAAAGAGGCTGTACATGAAAATGCGCAAATACAATCTCGAACCTGATAATAAAACTCGCTCATTGATGCTACAGAATCTACGAAAAGATTTGCGTAGAAGGAAAAGGTGGTCTCGTCGTCTTAGATAG
- the LOC119979975 gene encoding uncharacterized protein LOC119979975 — MWSFASSGLSGSVRSKNNCLKQTQVASECSDDEVSSIVSREEGLECQICCESFNICENVPYVLWCGHTLCKNCILGLQWAVVKFPTLPIQLPLFISCPWCNLLCFRLVYKGNLRFPRKNYFLLSMVESMNGDRLKSHDGFCESHYDPDWTSSCSVAQGNQVTHGNVRRGRHIHNPEPSVPNHNGTHASYLNAEGLHASLRKSLVFFVHLTAKFPLVLIFILIVLYAIPASAAILVLYFLVTVLFAFPSFLILYFAYPSLDWLVREIIT, encoded by the coding sequence ATGTGGAGTTTTGCATCCAGTGGCTTATCTGGGAGTGTTAGATCGAAAAACAACTGTCTAAAGCAAACTCAGGttgcttcggaatgctcagaTGATGAGGTGTCATCTATTGTCAGTAGAGAGGAAGGTCTGGAGTGCCAAATATGCTGTGAATCCTTCAATATCTGTGAAAATGTACCCTATGTGTTATGGTGTGGCCATACCCTATGTAAAAATTGCATCCTTGGACTACAATGGGCTGTTGTGAAATTTCCTACTCTACCAATTCAGCTTCCGCTTTTTATATCCTGCCCATGGTGCAATCTATTATGCTTTCGTCTGGTATACAAAGGGAACCTCAGGTTCCCTCGGAAGAATTACTTTTTACTTTCGATGGTTGAGAGCATGAATGGTGATAGACTGAAGTCTCATGATGGCTTCTGTGAAAGTCACTACGATCCAGATTGGACATCAAGCTGCAGTGTAGCCCAGGGAAATCAGGTAACCCATGGTAACGTTAGGAGGGGACGGCACATTCATAATCCAGAGCCATCAGTTCCAAACCACAATGGAACTCATGCCAGTTATCTCAATGCAGAAGGACTCCATGCTTCCCTTCGGAAGTCCCTGGTTTTCTTTGTTCACCTGACAGCGAAGTTTCCATTGGTCCTCATATTTATTCTGATCGTCCTATATGCAATACCTGCCAGTGCAGCCATCTTGGTCCTGTACTTTCTTGTCACAGTTCTTTTTGCTTTTCCATCATTTCTTATACTGTACTTTGCATATCCTAGTTTGGATTGGCTTGTGAGGGAAATCATAACCTGA